One window of the Triticum dicoccoides isolate Atlit2015 ecotype Zavitan chromosome 3B, WEW_v2.0, whole genome shotgun sequence genome contains the following:
- the LOC119276161 gene encoding uncharacterized protein LOC119276161, which produces MGAETSSVLRAPPSQHILYCELDDDGGVFLAGKIPNCWSSFVISLKCNLGDNWTSSSGGQQPTRTATRNFRIIGRTATINFRITKSSVEAGAGTGIGVPAVRNSGGVGGSGASASPTSSNGGSRGVHHRDHHQLPAAKRTSLVAEADQRGAVRQRSRGRQAVSWVAMVLLVGGRRSSCPWPAEVLLVGGLVGRLLGGAWPARGRRMAWSSAWRCRSGNSPSGGWRR; this is translated from the exons ATGGGGGCGGAGACGTCTTCTGTACTGCGAGCTCCACCATCCCAGCACATACTGTACTGCGAGCTCGACGACGACGGTGGCGTCTTCTTGGCAG GCAAAATTCCTAACTGTTGGAGTAGCTTCGTCATAAGCCTGAAATGCAACTTG GGGGACAATTGGACATCATCATCAGGAGGTCAGCAACCAACACGAACTGCAACACGAAATTTCAGGATAATCGGGAGGACAGCAACAATAAATTTCAGGATCACAAAGAGTTCAGTGGAGGCGGGGGCGGGGACGGGGATTGGAGTACCAGCCGTCCGCAATAGTGGTGGGGTGGGGGGATCGGGGGCGTCGGCGTCGCCCACAAGCAGCAACGGTGGCAGTAGAGGCGTCCACCACCGCGACCACCACCAGCTGCCGGCGGCTAAGCGGACCAGCCTGGTGGCCGAAGCGGATCAGCGCGGCGCCGTTAGGCAGCGGAGTCGGGGCCGGCAAGCTGTGTCTTGGGTGGCGATGGTCCTGCTCGTGGGTGGACGACGAAGTTCCTGCCCGTGGCCGGCGGAGGTCCTGCTCGTCGGTGGGCTAGTTGGCCGGCTCCTGGGCGGCGCATGGCCTGCTAGAGGGCGCCGCATGGCCTGGTCAAGTGCGTGGAGGTGCAGAAGCGGCAACTCTCCCTCCGGCGGGTGGCGCAGGTGA
- the LOC119276162 gene encoding UBP1-associated proteins 1C-like: MVWFQCEDCGENLKKPKLAGHFRSCSAYKLSCIDCGAVFGQDTVQTHTQCISEAEKYGPKGLNKPSSNAQGKPDKPKPNADVDINVGLSTRPPWFCSLCNTTTTSKQTLLGHADGRKHRAKAKAFHASQKQENGAEQTPSDKETGGAPTTASTELNDGKGADSERDADEDVVKRKRTDSTTSEEPDNAKRQNLSNLKTGEATQSENGEAELKTKSKSAAEELVNDANHQDIKKQKIKWKKIITKILEMNSDGAMKLKKLQKLVIREVLECGLLKDKEQLHALLMDKIASSSRFSVDGKNIRLVAKNEES; this comes from the exons ATGGTTTGGTTTCAGTGCGAAGACTGCGGCGAGAACCTCAAGAAGCCCAAGCTTGCCGGCCACTTCCGCTCATGCTCCGCCTACAAG CTTTCCTGCATCGACTGCGGCGCAGTCTTCGGCCAGGACACCGTCCAGACGCACACCCAGTGCATCTCCGAGGCC GAGAAGTATGGTCCCAAGGGACTGAACAAGCCGTCCAGCAATGCACAGGGTAAGCCAGACAAGCCAAAGCCAAATGCCGATGTTGATATCAATGTTGGGTTGTCGACACGCCCTCCTTGGTTCTGCAG CCTATGCAATACAACTACCACCAGCAAGCAAACTCTCTTGGGGCATGCTGATGGCAGGAAACATAGGGCAAAAGCAAAAGCCTTTCATGCTTCTCAGAAGCAAGAAAATGGAGCTGAACAAACTCCAAGCGACAAGGAAACTGGTGGAGCACCAACAACAGCATCTACAGAACTAAATGACGGGAAGGGTGCTGACAGTGAAAGAGATGCTGACGAGGATGTTGTGAAGAGAAAGAGAACAGATAGCACAACCTCGGAGGAGCCAGATAATGCAAAAAGACAAAATTTATCGAACTTGAAGACTGGAGAGGCGACACAATCTGAAAATGGAGAAGCGGAACTCAAAACAAAGAGCAAAAGTGCTGCAGAAGAACTGGTCAATGATGCCAATCATCAAGATATTAAGAAGCAGAAAATCAAGTGGAAGAAAATTATTACGAAGATACTAGAGATG AATTCGGATGGAGCTATGAAGTTAAAGAAGCTACAAAAGCTAGTTATCAGGGAAGTTTTAGAATGTGGTCTGTTGAAAGATAAGGAACAGCTGCATGCTCTGTTGATGGACAAG ATAGCTTCGAGCTCCAGGTTTTCTGTGGACGGGAAGAACATTAGATTGGTGGCCAAGAATGAAGAATCATAG